A genomic window from Cricetulus griseus strain 17A/GY chromosome 4, alternate assembly CriGri-PICRH-1.0, whole genome shotgun sequence includes:
- the LOC100753291 gene encoding hepatocyte cell adhesion molecule isoform X3, translated as MKREREALSRASRALRLAPFVYLLLIQPVPLEGVNITSPVRLIHGTVGKSALLSVQYSSTSSDKPVVKWQLKRDKPVTVVQSIGTEVIGTLRPDYRDRIRLFENGSLLLSDLQLADEGTYEVEISITDDTFTGEKTINLTVDVPISRPQVLVASTTVLELSEAFTLNCSHENGTKPSYTWLKDGKPLLNDSRMLLSPDQRVLTITRVLMEDDDLYSCVVENPISQVRSLPVKITVYRRSSLYIILSTGGIFLLVTLVTVCACWKPSKKSRKKRKLEKQNSLEYMDQNDDRLKSEADTLPRSGEQERKNPMALYILKDKDSPEPDENPATEPRSTTEPGPPGYSVSPPVPGRSPGLPIRSARRYPRSPALSPATGRTHTSPPRAPSSPSRSRNASHTLRTAGVHKIREQDEAGQVEISA; from the exons TCCCCCTGGAGGGGGTGAACATCACCAGCCCAGTACGTCTGATCCACGGCACGGTGGGCAAGTCTGCCCTGCTTTCTGTGCAGTACAGTAGCACCAGCAGCGACAAGCCTGTGGTGAAGTGGCAGCTGAAGCGTGACAAGCCAGTGACTGTGGTGCAGTCTATAGGCACAGAGGTCATTGGCACTCTGAGGCCCGACTATAGAGACCGTATCCGGCTCTTTGAAAATGGCTCCTTGCTTCTCAGCGACCTGCAGCTGGCAGATGAGGGAACGTATGAAGTGGAGATCTCCATCACTGATGATACTTTCACAGGGGAGAAGACCATCAATCTCACCGTAGATG TGCCCATTTCAAGGCCACAGGTGTTAGTGGCTTCAACCACTGTGCTGGAGCTCAGTGAGGCCTTCACCCTCAACTGCTCCCATGAGAATGGAACCAAGCCCAGCTACACCTGGCTGAAGGATGGCAAACCCCTCCTCAACGACTCCCGAATGCTCCTGTCCCCTGACCAAAGGGTGCTCACCATCACCCGAGTGCTCATGGAGGACGATGACCTGTACAGCTGTGTGGTGGAGAACCCTATCAGCCAGGTCCGAAGCTTGCCTGTCAAGATCACCGTGTATA GAAGAAGCTCCCTCTACATCATCTTGTCTACAGGAGGCATCTTCCTCCTTGTGACCCTGGTGACAGTCTGTGCCTGCTGGAAACCCTCCAAAAAATCTAG gaagaagaggaagttggAGAAGCAAAACTCTTTGGAATACATGGATCAGAACGATGACCGCCTAAAATCAGAAG CAGACACCCTGCCGCGAAGTGGAGAACAGGAACGGAAGAACCCAATGGCACTCTATATCCTGAAGGACAAG GACTCCCCCGAGCCGGATGAGAACCCCGCTACAGAGCCTCGGAGCACCACAGAGCCAGGCCCGCCCGGCTACTCCGTGTCACCGCCTGTGCCGGGCCGCTCTCCGGGGCTGCCCATCCGCTCAGCCCGTCGCTACCCGCGCTCCCCAGCGCTATCTCCAGCCACCGGCCGGACGCACACGTCACCGCCGCGGGCCCCGAGCTCGCCCAGCCGCTCACGCAACGCCTCGCACACACTGCGGACTGCGGGCGTGCACAAAATCCGCGAGCAAGACGAGGCTGGGCAGGTGGAGATCAGTGCCTGA